Proteins from a single region of Corvus hawaiiensis isolate bCorHaw1 chromosome 6, bCorHaw1.pri.cur, whole genome shotgun sequence:
- the TMEM109 gene encoding transmembrane protein 109, whose translation MTLQAASCWYRAWDSSWRVVCSCCRSVKLCSITASCREAPESAGERREPSPAPRPPGTHPLVLQGFQDGRDAGGRGGFGADRVRDWKKGGHIIHGLHIPLDPRAPTPCLYPSLSQPPQRNRGPPFINDPAPPPYRGRSLSALTGADERHGAGQAVAALRLRPRCPSEAVSGSPFRSGVPVPVPVGACGPPRAAPERSRGRRRRNRKRSRHPPRSPRRRERRLPACTARRRPPPGVAMVTAFPACTAAAPGTTAPGVPRGGAEIAGPRMGSAVGHQALLALLLWIPFLMASAGDGGKDGQEGVRGHAATSDDLLLRLGRSAWDTLENWVGPQPLRMVAESLSAVLWIVSSGISAALSTLCGILGDLLAAFSINGHQLVRTAALAPGEVQRVLLWAVAALVGSWVLSQLRGLLLPLLRGVKVFLFLAAFLHVATSQESPTAQAGMLLGLWVLYALLGSLVASPDPSSRLDAAVRSLEWKVEELRRRQKFGGPRNRED comes from the exons ATGACCCTGCAGGCGGCATCGTGCTGGTACAGGGCGTGGGACAGCTCCTGGCGCGtggtctgcagctgctgccgcAGCGTGAAGCTGTGCAGCATCACGGCATCCTGCCGGGAAGCACCGGAGTCAGCCGGGGAACGCCGGGAGCCCAGCCCCGCGCCACGGCCCCCCGGCACTCACCCACTCGTCCTGCAGGGCTTTCAGGATGGCCGGGATGCTGGTGGCCGAGGGGGGTTTGGGGCGGATCGGGTGCGCGACTGGAAGAAGGGCGGGCACATCATCCATGGCCTCCATATCCCTCTGGATCCCCGCGCTCCCACGCCCTGCCTTTATCCCTCCCTTTCCCAACCTCCACAGCGGA ACCGGGGTCCCCCATTCATTAACgaccccgccccccccccctaCCGCGGCCGCTCTCTCTCCGCACTCACTGGAGCAGATGAGCGCCATGGCGCAGGCCAGGCGGTCGCGGCGCTCCGGTTACGGCCCCGCTGCCCTTCCGAGGCTGTTTCCGGTTCTCCTTTCCGGTCCGGGGTCCCGGTTCCGGTTCCGGTTGGCGCGTGCGGccccccccgcgccgctcccgAGCGCTCACGCGGGCGCCGCCGCCGGAACCGGAAGCGCTCCCGGCATCCCCCGCGCTCCCCCCGCCGGCGGGAACGGCGCCTCCCGGCGTGCAccgcgcgccgccgcccgcctccGGGTGTTGCCATGGTGACCGCGTTCCCGGCATGCaccgcggcggccccggggaCTACAGCTCCCGGCGTGCCCCGCGGCGGAGCGGAG ATCGCAGGACCCAGGATGGGGAGTGCCGTGGGGCACCAggccctgctggccctgctACTGTGGATCCCGTTCCTCATGGCATCAGCGGGGGACGGAGGCAAGGATGGCCAGGAGGGGGTCCGGGGACACGCCGCCACCTCCGATGACCTGCTGCTCCGGCTGGGAAGATCTGCTTGGGACACCCTGGAAAACTGGGTGGGACCCCAGCCCCTGCGGATGGTGGCAGAG AGCCTCTCCGCTGTCCTCTGGATCGTTTCCTCCGGGATCTCGGCGGCCCTGAGCACGCTCTGTGGGATCCTGGGGGATCTCCTGGCTGCTTTCAGCATCAATG gCCACCAGCTGGTCCGAACAGCGGCGCTGGCTCCCGGAGAAGTACAGAGGGTGCTCCTGTGGGCAGTGGCCGCCCTGGTGGGATCCTGGGTGCTATCGCAGCTCCGAGGCCTGCTGCTCCCGCTGCTCCGCGGGGTgaaggttttccttttcctcgCAGCCTTCCTGCACGTGGCCACTTCCCAGGAGAGCCCCACAGCGCAGGCGGGAATGCTGCTGGGCCTGTGGGTGCTCTATGCTCTGCTGGGCAGCCTGGTGGCGTCCCCGGATCCCAGCTCCCGGCTGGATGCGGCCGTGCGGAGCCTGGAGTGGAAGGTGGAGGAGCTGCGGCGGCGCCAGAAATTCGGGGGGCCCCGGAACCGAGAGGATTGA
- the TMEM132A gene encoding transmembrane protein 132A: protein MAPAPRLALLAAALLCPLVRGDGDPLDPVFLPVELEVLGVPESYRLQRVDQDVAPNSSLHTRSETFLLLRAGSQPLVQATYPPFSTRQEVPMESAPGSAAWAIRAVSLESSVSPAEPVARVLFHLQGPDWMPGKRDHAGVWDHPKDWDHPEVRDHPGGQGHPRDWDHPREQDHPGVRDHPRNWDHPGDHDHPRDQDHPEQRDHHGVQDHSKDRHHPGIHNHPKNWDHPKDRDHPVQQYHPENWDAPMDWDHSRARDLPCVTLHAHQRGRVARGTCHLQAPLGVCVVELEIPPRWFSPGSLHSHRSHRRDSDSMEPPERPEPAELRYSVGECGDREREAPRFLGMLELRLGEPERQQEVRLDEKVLLRVPSVPLRPGQRFTATIALRHNFTADSLTLRIKAKKGLQVVSVRPAIPSAWSAHLERSRGPKHSTAVVMCRRLGDMPAIPDSSRVSEPAAFLHLDVAVENGTGGLAPARPLTWQVEYPGQDPEAQKDKLVWEIQVSERDIRALVPLVQELEILNTAPLTGIPRVIPVKLVAVEAGGGVSELTDPVGCESADKQVLQVSDSCDLVFVGGKESRGARGARVDFWARRLRAELSFSVWAPLLPLRVQLGDPVLEQLRGWRLPGGPDSGTVESEDPAEEPERRARGCRPQFQRTGLRVLAHFVAHPLDGGRHLSYLPGPEWLLDVTHLVATRTRVQDPRVASLEEGAVVVGREPGVTSVEVRSPLSDAILGEQTLVVSEEKVTVTELRAQVVAGLSLSLRTQLDHPGMVTATVLGTPTLQVLKQEATLSVWLSFSDRTLAPLELYGWHDVALTVTSLDRAIATVRGSPGVPAAHPWVVAEGPGRGALLQLSLHPPDPCRRGRHRAAALATGTAWLEVGVPSPGSPRPFPRAEGAMSGEAVTVGQRDPAGVGPAATKLQGSSSEEDEEEGYGRNRAGMEEEEEEEEMVKAPERVTDLEIGMYVLLGVFCLAIFIFLVNCIFFVLRYQQKELPEPGGAPSAAQPHNWVWLGTDQEELSRQLDRQQMDRPQLDRRQPEPLAPPGPSCGCGSPPGSGEDGAPPGSPAPGAPPPRKEGSAPGGGRRKRVEFVTFGPPRVPEEPPPAAPHVQSILVASEDDIRWVCEDMGLRDPEELRSYMERIRGSS, encoded by the exons ATGGCTCCGGCGCCCCGGCTGGCGCTGCTGGCCGCcgccctgctctgccccctgG TGAGGGGTGACGGGGACCCCCTGGATCCCGTGTTCCTGCCGGTGGAGCTGGAGGTCCTTGGGGTGCCCGAGTCCTACCGGCTGCAGAGGGTGGATCAGGATGTGGCCCCCAACTCTTCCCTGCACACCCGCTCCGagacattcctgctgctccGTGCCGGATCCCAGCCCCTGGTCCAGGCCACCTACCCCCCGTTCAGCACTCGCCAG GAGGTGCCCATGGAGAGCGCCCCTGGCTCAGCAGCCTGGGCCATCCGTGCCGTGTCCCTGGAGAGCTCCGTGTCCCCCGCCGAGCCCGTGGCCCGCGTCCTCTTCCATCTGCAGGGGCCTGACTGGATGCCCGGGAAGCGGGATCACGCCGGGGTCTGGGATCATCCCAAGGACTGGGATCACCCTGAGGTCCGGGACCACCCTGGGGGCCAGGGTCACCCCAGGGACTGGGATCATCCCAGGGAGCAGGACCACCCTGGGGTCCGAGATCACCCCAGGAACTGGGATCACCCTGGGGATCATGACCACCCCAGGGACCAGGACCACCCTGAGCAGCGGGACCACCATGGAGTCCAGGATCACTCCAAAGACCGGCACCACCCTGGTATCCACAATCACCCCAAGAACTGGGACCACCCCAAGGACCGGGACCACCCTGTGCAGCAATACCACCCTGAGAACTGGGATGCCCCAATGGATTGGGATCACTCCAGAGCTCGGGATCTCCCCTGCGTCACCCTCCATGCCCACCAGCGCGGGCGGGTGGCCCGGGGGACGTGTCACCTGCAG gCCCCGCTGGGCGTGTGCGTAGTGGAGCTGGAGATTCCTCCACGCTGGTTCTCCCCTGGATCTCTCCATTCCCACCGGAGCCACCGGCGAGATTCCGACTCCATGGAGCCTCCGGAGCGCCCGGAACCGGCTGAGCTGCGCTACAGTGTGGGGGAGTGCGGGGACCGGGAGCGGGAGGCTCCCAGattcctgggaatgctggagctGCGGCTGGGAGAGCCGGAGCGGCAGCAGGAGGTGCGGCTGGACGAGAAGGTGCTGCTgcgtgtccccagtgtccccctgcGGCCCGGGCAGCGCTTCACAGCCACCATTGCCCTGCGCCACAACTTCACCGCCGACAGCCTGACCCTGCG GATCAAGGCCAAGAAGGGCCTGCAGGTGGTCTCCGTGCGCCCCGCAATTCCCAGCGCCTGGAGCGCGCACCTGGAGCGTTCCCGTGGTCCCAAGCACTCCACGGCCGTGGTGATGTGCCGGCGGCTCGGGGACATGCCTGCCATCCCTGACAGCTCCAG GGTGTCTGAGCCGGCTGCGTTCCTGCACCTGGATGTGGCTGTGGAAAACGGAACAGGGGGGCTGGCGCCAGCGCGCCCCCTCACGTGGCAGGTGGAGTATCCTGGCCAGGATCCTGAGGCGCAGAAGGACAAACTGGTCTGGGAAATCCAGGTGTCGGAGCGGGACATCCGCGCCCTCGTCCCGCTGGTGCAG GAGCTGGAGATCCTGAACACGGCGCCGCTGACTGGGATCCCCCGCGTTATCCCGGTGAAATTGGTGGCTGTGGAAGCAGGGGGTGGAGTGTCCGAGCTCACGGATCCCGTGGGATGCGAATCCGCTGACaagcaggtgctgcag GTGTCGGATTCCTGCGACCTGGTGTTCGTGGGGGGCAAGGAGagccggggggcgcggggggcccGCGTGGATTTCTGGGCGCGCCGGCTGCGGGCGGAGCTGAGCTTCTCCGTTTGGGCTCCGCTGCTCCCGCTCCGTGTCCAGCTGGGAGATCCcgtcctggagcagctccgcgGCTGGAGACTGCCTGGGGGGCCTGACAG tGGCACGGTGGAGTCCGAGGACCCCGCAGAGGAGCCggagcggcgggcgcggggctgccGGCCCCAGTTCCAGCGCACGGGGCTCCGTGTCCTGGCGCACTTCGTGGCCCACCCTCTGGATGGTGGCCGTCACCTGTCCTACCTGCCCGGCCCCGAGTGGCTCCTGGATGTCACCCACCTGGTGGCCACCCGGACCCGTGTCCAGGACCCACGTGTGGCCTCGCTGGAAGAGGGGGCCGTGGTGGTGGGCCGGGAGCCCGGAGTAACCTCTGTGGAG GTGCGCTCCCCGCTCTCCGACGCCATCCTGGGGGAGCAGACGCTGGTGGTGTCCGAGGAGAAAGTGACGGTGACAGAGCTCCGCGCCCAGGTGGTGGCCGGGCTCTCCTTATCCCTACGGACACAGCTGGATCATCCTGGCATGGTCACCGCCACCGTCCTGGGGACGCCCACCCTGCAGGTCCTGAAGCAG GAAGCCACGCTGTCCGTCTGGCTGTCCTTCTCCGACCGCACGCTGGCCCCGCTGGAGCTCTACGGGTGGCACGACGTGGCCTTGACCGTGACGTCCCTCGACCGCGCCATCGCCACTGTCAGGGGGTCCCCTGGGGTCCCCGCTGCCCACCCCTGGGTGGTGGCCGAGGGACCGGGCCGGggggccctgctccagctcagcctgcaCCCCCCGGATCCATGCCGGCGTGGCCGGCACCGCGCGGCCGCCCTGGCCACCGGCACCGCCTGGCTCGAGGTGGGGGTCCCCTCTCCCGGGAGCCCCCGGCCCTTCCCGCGGGCTGAGGGCGCCATGTCCGGGGAAGCAGTGACCGTGGGACAGAGGGACCCCGCGGGCGTGGGGCCGGCGGCCACCAAGCTCCAGGGGTCTTCCTCGGAGGAAGACGAGGAGGAAGGCTATGGACGCAACCGCGCCGGcatggaagaggaggaggaggaggaggagatggtgAAGGCTCCGGAGCGGGTGACCGACCTGGAAATCGGGATGTATGTGCTCCTGGGAGTCTTCTGCCTCGCCATTTTCATCTTCCTCGTCAACTGCATCTTCTTCGTGCTCCGCTACCAGCAGAAGGAGCTGCCCGAGCCGGGTGGGGCCCCCTCGGCCGCACAACCCCACAACTGGGTCTGGCTGGGCACTGACCAGGAAGAGCTGAGCCGGCAGCTGGATCGGCAGCAGATGGATCGGCCGCAGCTGGATCGCCGGCAGCCAGAACCCCTGGCACCCCCGGGCCCCTCCTGCGGCTGCGGGAGTCCCCCGGGCTCCGGCGAGGACGGGGCTCCCCCCGGCTCCCCGGCTCCCGGAGCGCCGCCGCCCCGCAAGGAGGGATCGGCTCCGGGCGGCGGCCGCAGGAAGCGGGTGGAGTTTGTCACCTTCGGTCCCCCCCGCGTCCCCGAGGAGCCTCCCCCGGCCGCCCCCCACGTCCAGTCCATCCTGGTGGCCAGCGAGGACGACATCCGCTGGGTGTGCGAGGACATGGGGCTGCGGGATCCCGAGGAGCTCCGGAGCTACATGGAGAGGATCCGCGGCAGCTCCTGA
- the ZP1 gene encoding zona pellucida sperm-binding protein 1, whose protein sequence is MGQSCSFLLLLFLLSPWPRATVALLQYRYDCGELGMQLLVFPSHSRTVRFRVLDEFGSHFDVANCSICLHWLNSREDGSVIFSSGYKGCHVLFKENRYILRVQLEELLSSGIPVTSYEVNMTCPKPGGSEMIPNGNRERGRDNGVLISHTGLLHRISESSLTLAESQLSSRDHLEQVHTVGQHQTNPELPGIWHHSSPAHSGFLSQPSGVRPVTQIQGSFIHPGVQPPQPGGQSQPGILRPVLVSQNHPSLVHPGGQNQPGHLRPGFVSHNQPGMLHAGGQNQPGIRPGSVSHNQPGMLHPGGQNQPGIRPGSVSHNQPGMVHTGGQNQPGIRPGSVSHNQPGMLHPGGQNQPGIRPGSVSHNQPGMVHPGGQNQPGIRPGFGSQNQPGGQNQPGQLRPGFVSQNPPRGQNQPGQLRPGFVSQNPPRGQNQPGLRPGLVSHSQPGLIPTGAQTPAGFLRPGAQPPNQPGISRPSHHSNSQTGLQGHAGLLHPGHPSPAFVRPGLPSWPGLFSPGLQAQPQLGLGRPGLQPQPGLLHPGIHSQPTLLQSTVLFYPSAGAGMQLTREQCQVPVGRMACVAPQGRDGCLQAGCCYDDMDRATPCYYGNTATVQCLLEGHFVLVVPRGMVAPPYNLDSVRLASSQAGCEPLHVSEAFVMFRFPVTHCGTTVQVIEDRLIYENQLISTIDIQGSPRGSITRDSVYILRARCIYNASDLLPLGVEVAVPPTAAPLAMPGPLGLHLRIATDESYSSYHPVGDFPLVRVLRDPIYVEVRLLQKTDPNLVLVLHHCWASPGSHATSQPQWPILVEGCPFQGDNYRTRLIPVGPASPELPFPSHYQRFVISTFAFVETSGMAVLEGEVYISCSASVCHLAQPEPCRPSCQLGVPSRARRSLGDRSTGDGVGTVTSQGCVIFPNVPKGGGTQQRG, encoded by the exons ATgggacagagctgctccttcctcctgctcctcttccttctgtccCCGTGGCCCAGAGCCACCGTGGCACTCCTTCAGTACCGCTACGACTGCGGAGAGTTGGGAATGCAGCTCCTGGTCTTCCCGTCCCACAGCCGCACCGTCCGCTTCAGGGTCCTGG ACGAGTTTGGCTCCCACTTTGATGTGGCCAACTGCTCCATCTGCCTCCACTGGCTGAATTCCAGGGAGGACGGCTCCGTCATCTTCTCCTCCGGCTACAAGGGCTGCCACGTGCTGTTCAAG GAGAACCGCTACATCCTGCGggtgcagctggaggagctgctgtccAGCGGGATCCCGGTCACCTCCTACGAGGTCAACATGACCTGCCCCAAGCCAGGTGGCTCTGAGATGATCCCAAATGGAaaccgggagcggggccgggacaATGGAGTCCTGATCTCCCACACTGGCCTCCTGCACCGCATTTCCGAGTCCTCCCTCACCCTCGCGGAATCCCAGCTCTCATCCCGAGATCACTTGGAGCAGGTTCACACTGTGGGACAGCACCAGACCAATCCAGAGCTTCCCGGGATCTGGCACCATTCCAGTCCAGCTCACTCGGGGTTTCTGTCCCAGCCTAGTGGGGTTCGTCCCGTCACCCAAATCCAGGGAAGCTTCATCCACCCAGGagtgcagcccccacagcccggggggcagagccagccagggaTCCTTCGCCCAGTGCTTGTATCCCAAAACCATCCCAGTTTGGTGCATCCTGGGGGTCAGAACCAGCCGGGGCACCTGCGTCCAGGCTTTGTATCCCATAACCAGCCTGGGATGCTGCATGCTGGGGGTCAGAACCAACCAGGGATTCGCCCGGGGTCAGTATCCCATAACCAGCCTGGGATGCTGCATCCTGGGGGTCAGAACCAACCAGGGATTCGCCCGGGGTCAGTATCCCATAACCAGCCCGGCATGGTGCATACTGGGGGTCAGAACCAACCAGGGATTCGCCCGGGGTCAGTATCCCATAACCAGCCTGGGATGCTGCATCCTGGGGGTCAGAACCAACCAGGGATTCGCCCGGGGTCAGTATCCCATAACCAGCCTGGGATGGTGCATCCTGGGGGTCAGAACCAACCAGGGATTCGTCCAGGGTTTGGATCCCAAAACCAGCCTGGGGGTCAAAACCAACCAGGGCAACTTCGTCCAGGGTTCGTATCCCAAAACCCTCCCAGGGGCCAAAACCAACCAGGGCAACTTCGTCCAGGGTTCGTATCCCAAAACCCTCCCAGGGGCCAAAACCAACCAGGGCTTCGCCCCGGGCTTGTATCccacagccagcctggcttGATCCCCACTGGTGCCCAGACTCCAGCAGGATTCCTGCGCCCGGGAGCTCAGCCCCCAAACCAGCCGGGAATTTCTCGTCCCAGTCATCACTCCAACTCCCAAACCGGGCTCCAAGGCCATGCCGGGCTGCTCCATCCCGGCCATCCCAGCCCAGCTTTTGTGCGCCCAGGACTGCCGTCCTGGCCGGGTTTGTTCAGCCCTGgactccaggctcagccccagctgggccTGGGAcgcccagggctgcagccacagcctggaTTGCTGCATCCTGGGATTCACTCCCAGCCCACCCTGTTGCAGTCCACTGTGCTCTTCTACCCCTCAGCCGGGGCAG gcATGCAGCTGACACGGGAGCAGTGCCAGGTGCCGGTGGGCCGGATGGCGTGTGTGGCTCCACAGGGACGGGATGGATGCCTGCAGGCCGGATGCTGCTATGACGACATGGACCGTGCCACCCCCTGCTATTACGGGAATACCG CCACTGTGCAGTGCCTGCTGGAGGGACACTTTGTCCTGGTGGTCCCGCGGGGAATGGTGGCCCCGCCATACAACCTGGACAGCGTGCGGCTGGCCAGCAGCCAGGCGGGGTGTGAGCCCCTCCACGTGTCCGAGGCCTTCGTCATGTTCCGCTTCCCGGTCACCCACTGCGGCACCACCGTCCAG GTGATCGAGGACAGGCTGATCTATGAGAACCAGCTGATCTCCACCATCGACATCCAGGGATCCCCCCGTGGCTCCATCACCCGGGACAGCGTCTACAT tCTCCGAGCTCGGTGCATCTACAACGCCAGTGACCTCCTTCCCTTGGGAGTGGAGGTGGCCGTGCCCCCCACGGCCGCCCCCCTGGCCATGCCAGGCCCGCTGGGGCTCCACCTGCGGATCGCCACCG ATGAATCCTACAGCTCCTACCACCCTGTGGGCGACTTCCCCCTGGTGAGGGTGCTCCGGGACCCCATTTACGTGGAAGTCCGGCTGCTCCAGAAGACGGATCCCAAtctggtgctggtgctgcaccacTGCTGGGCCTCCCCCGGCTCCCACgccacatcccagccccagtgGCCCATCCTGGTAGAGGG GTGTCCCTTCCAAGGGGACAACTACAGGACGCGGCTGATTCCAGTGGGTCCGGCCTCTCCGGAGCTGCCCTTCCCGAGCCACTACCAGCGCTTTGTCATCTCCACCTTTGCCTTTGTGGAGACCTCCGgcatggctgtgctggagggggAG GTGTACATCTCCTGCAGCGCTTCCGTGTGCCACCTGGCCCAGCCGGAGCCCTGCcggccctcctgccagctgggAGTGCCCTCAC gaGCACGGAGGTCTCTGGGGGACAGGAGCACAGGTGACGGCGTGGGGACAGTCACATCCCAGGGATGCGTCATCTTTCCCAACGTTCCCAAGGGAGGGGGAACTCAGCAGAGAGGCTGA
- the PRPF19 gene encoding pre-mRNA-processing factor 19 produces the protein MALICSISNEVPEHPCVSPVSNHVYERRLIEKYIAENGTDPVNNQPLSEEQLIDIKVAHPIRPKPPSATSIPAILKALQDEWDAVMLHSFTLRQQLQTTRQELSHALYQHDAACRVIARLTKEVTAAREALATLKPQAGLIVPQAVPSAQPNVAGAGEAMDLGELAGMTPEIIQKLQDKATVLTTERKKRGKTVPEELVKPEELSKYRQVASHVGLHSASIPGILALDLCPSDTNKILTGGADKNVIVFDKSSEQILATLKGHTKKVTSVVFHPSQDLVFSASPDATIRIWSVPNASCVQVVRAHEGSVTGLSLHATGDYLLSSSDDQYWAFSDIQTGRVLTKVTDESSGCALTCAQFHPDGLIFGTGTMDSQIKIWDLKERTNVANFPGHSGPITSIAFSENGYYLATAADDSSVKLWDLRKLKNFKTLQLDNNFEVKSLIFDQSGTYLALGGTDVQIYICKQWTEILHFTEHSGLTTGVAFGHHAKFIASTGMDRSLKFYSL, from the exons ATGGCGCTCATCTGCTCCA TTTCCAACGAGGTCCCGGAGCACCCGTGCGTGTCGCCGGTGTCCAACCACGTGTACGAGCGGCGGCTGATCGAGAAGTACATCGCGGAGAACGGCACCGACCCCGTGAACAACCAGCCCCTGTCCGAGGAGCAGCTCATCGACATCAAAG TCGCGCACCCGATCCGCCCCAAACCCCCCTCGGCCACCAGCATCCCGGCCATCCTGAAAGCCCTGCAGGACGAGTGG GATGCCGTGATGCTGCACAGCTTCACGCTgcggcagcagctgcagaccaCGCGCCAGGAGCTGTCCCACGCCCTGTACCAGCACGATGCCGCCTGCAGGGTCATCGCCCGCCTCACCAAGGAGGTCACTGCCGCCAGAGAAG CTCTGGCCACGCTGAAGCCTCAGGCCGGGCTCATCGTGCCCCAGGCGGTGCCATCGGCGCAGCCCAACGTGGCC GGCGCTGGTGAGGCCATGGATCTGGGAGAGCTGGCGGGAATGACCCCGGAGATCATCCAGAAG CTCCAAGACAAGGCGACGGTGCTGACCACGGAGCGTAAGAAG AGGGGCAAGACGGTCCCGGAGGAGCTGGTGAAGCCGGAGGAACTCAGCAAGTACCGGCAGGTGGCCTCGCACGTG GGGCTGCACAGTGCCAGCATCCCGGGAATCCTTGCCTTGGATCTGTGTCCTTCCGACACCAACAAGATCCTCACTG GTGGGGCCGACAAAAACGTCATCGTGTTCGACAAGAGCTCGGAGCAGATCCTGGCCACGCTCAAGGGCCACACCAAGAAGGTCACCAGCGTCGTCTTCCACCCATCCCAG GACTTGGTGTTCTCGGCTTCTCCCGACGCCACGATCCGGATCTGGTCCGTTCCCAACGCCTCCTGTGTCCAGGTGGTCCGTGCCCACGAGGGCTCCGTGACCGGGCTCAGCCTCCACGCCACGGGTGATTACCTGCTCAGCTCCTCGGATGACCAG tACTGGGCTTTCTCGGATATCCAGACAGGCCGCGTCCTCACCAAGGTGACGGATGAGAGCTCTGGATGTG CTCTCACCTGTGCCCAGTTCCACCCAGATGGGCTCATTTTTGGGACGGGAACAATGGATTCCCAAATCAAGATCTGGGATCTGAAG GAACGCACCAACGTGGCCAACTTCCCGGGACACTCGGGCCCCATCACCAGCATCGCCTTTTCCGAGAACGGATACTACCTGGCCACAGCAGCTGACGACTCCTCGGTCAAGCTCTGGGATTTGAGGAAGCTCAAGAACTTCAAGACGTTGCAGCTGGATAACAACTTCGAG GTGAAATCCCTGATTTTCGACCAGAGCGGGACCTACCTGGCGCTGGGCGGGACCGACGTCCAGATCTACATCTGCAAGCAGTGGACGGAGATCCTCCACTTCACAG AGCACAGCGGCCTGACCACGGGAGTGGCCTTTGGTCACCACGCCAAGTTCATCGCTTCCACAGGCATGGATCGGAGCCTCAAGTTCTACAGCCTGTAG